ATGACCTCGCCGAGGCGCGAGCGGCCATTCAGGTCAAAGGGGTTATCTTCGACAAATCAGGGAAACAATTGATGCAGAAAACCATTTTCTGTGGCAATCCGATCAGCGACAATGACCTGCGAAAGCTGTCCTACAGCAAAATGGAAGAGATCATGGGCAACCAGTTTGGGGAGTCTCTGGCCAATCTCAACGTCACGACCGGGCAGTCGATCCCCTTCACTATCGTCTTTCGCAAACTCCCGAAAACTCTCTCTGAGTTTGTGGTCGAAGTAGCCGGAAGTAAACCGGCAGCACAATAACCAACGCAGAAACCAATCCCAAAAAGGCCACACCGCGGAATCACGGTGTGGCCTTTTTTTTAACAAGACTACCTCCGGCTAAAAATCAGGCGGAGATAGCGTCAACCGGGCAAGAATCAACGCAAGCACCACAATCGGTGCAGGTCTCTGCATCGATCACGCGAACGTCGCCCTGCTCAGAAATTGCCTCGACCGGGCAAACCGGCTCGCAAGCACCACAGTTGATGCACTCATCAGAAATAGTATGGGCCATCGGTCTTACCTCCTCTAAAGGGTTTGTTTGACACTGGCGAATCGGTCACCAGCCTCTTATTGATTGGGGGTATACATTACTGCAAGTTTTTTTGGGTGTAAAGTAGCCAAATGGAATTTATTTTATGACCAAAAGTCCTTGCATCTGCGGCCCGTTCTGAGCTAGCCTGTTGAACATTTCGGCACGCAACTGTGCGAGATTCAAGGGATTCTTCCGTTTCACTAAAAAAAAATCAGGCAGTTTCAGTCACACTAAAACACGATTCTACATCTTTAGTCTTACCCTCTGTATTTCATACTGCGATCAAGGAGAACCAAAATGGATATTCTTGCCCTCAACTGCGGCAGCTCCTCAGTTAAATATCAGCTTTTCGACTGGACCCGTAAAGAAGTCATTGCCAAAGGAATGGTCGAGCGTGTCACTATCGGAGACTCTTATATCATTCACGAAGTTCCCGGTCGCGAAACCTATCGTGAAGAGTACGAGTGCCCTGACCACAGGGTCGCCGTTCAACTGATCGTCAAAACCCTCACCAGCACTGCCTATGGTGTCGTCAAGGATATGAATCAAATCTCGGCGGTCGGTCATC
Above is a genomic segment from Geopsychrobacter electrodiphilus DSM 16401 containing:
- a CDS encoding DUF362 domain-containing protein, producing MAHTISDECINCGACEPVCPVEAISEQGDVRVIDAETCTDCGACVDSCPVDAISA